The DNA region CTTCCCGATTGGTCAAGGAAAAAGCCCGAGGCGCAGAGCAGGTGAATAGGCCGGCCCATCAGGACAGAAACCCACACGACGAAGCCGGCCCACCTGAAGAACCCTCCCATTTCCATCTGGGATCTACCTGACTAAAACCCCAGGCCTCGCCagtcgccgccggccgccgcaaCCACGCCTCCCGTGATGGCTCACCTCCGGCTCCTCCTCTCCCGTTCGCAGCGCCACCCGCAGCCCCaccgccacctccctctcttccACTTCTCATCTGACGCCAACTCCAGCTCCGCCCCGCCGCCCATCAAGCCCGTCTCCTACGCCCCGAAGCCGCAGCCCCCGCCCGACGAGGCGGCCGCCCCTCCGGCCCCGGACGCTGGCCCCGGATCCCAGCCCCCGCTTCCCCGGCGTCTGCAGCAGCCGATGCCGCCGCGGCAGTGGACGCGGCAGGACGAACGGTTCCTGAAGGACGCGGCGCCCGCGATCTTGCCCGTCTCCTACCAGTCCAGGGTCGCGCCGCTGCCGGAGGACCGGCCGGCAGGGGGGCAGGCGGAGGCGGAGCCGGAGGAGCGGCTGCGAGAGGAGGGCGCGCGGATCGAGATGGACGCGGCGCGGGCCACGAGGAGCATCTTCGGGATGCAGGTCTTGGAGGAGCAGGTGCCGTACCCGACGCTCATACCCGTCGAGAAGCGGCCGCAGAAGGGCACCATTGATCTCGTCGACGCCATTCGCCTAGTCAAGGTGTGTTATGGTCGTGATTTGTCTCCACAGTCCACGTTGACCGATTCGACATTGCTTAACTACGTTCTCTTCAATGTTGGCATTCAGAACAGTATGCTCTCTGAGGTTGTTTGATTTTGTCATGTCAATAATTGGAATTTGAATTGAATAGGAATGAAATGGTTTCAGTCTCATTCACGAGTGATGGACTCATGGGTGAATTCTAAATAGGAACAAGACACAAAATTCGGTGTTATTCCATGTGATTGTAGATGAATTGGAAATGTGTAAATCCAAGTGCTCTGTAGGATCATGTTTGTTGCTAGCATACCCGATGGGGTGCTGTAATTTGAGCTTTTAATAGTGAATCACTTCACACGTGCAACAATTTGGTGGGCTTGCATCATGTATTGGGAAGCCTTGAGGTTCGTCACACAAGCAAGAAAATGTTCCATGGCATTATTTTACAAAGCTAATTTGCAATTAGCATTTTTGAGAAtgcttgtgacttgtgagaatAGTGGCAATTTGGTTGCTTAAAGAAATGGTAGCCCAGATACAGAGCGTAGTCACCTCTTATGTTCAAATTTTTAGAGCTTTCCCATCCTTCCACATCTTTTCATTTGTGGGATAAGTAGCGGATGCTGAGAAAAGTGTGGGTAAAATGCATAGCTTCACATCACCCCCCTCCCCCTTTATTCATTACTTCATCATGATGCTGGACTCGAGCGCAGCATGgtctttttcaaaaaattttcTTTTTGATGCTTTCCAAAAATAATGATCTAATTTTAGTTATCAAAGATCAAATCTTTTTTACTTTGTTCTCTTACTGTCTTGCAGACTAGTGCAAATGAGAAGAAGCGGAATTTTATAGAAACTCTTGAAGCTCATGTGATGTTAGGTGTTGATCCACGTCGTGGTGACCAGGTAGCTGTTCTTCTTCTAAAATACCTAGAAGTGTTTTATTATCCTGCCAAGTTCTATTGCACGCTACTCCATCTGttctttttatttgatgttataGGCTTTTTTGCTCTCTCCAGGATCTAACTTTGACTGTCACTTTTTACAACTTTGTATTATTAAATAATAATGAAACTACAGCATTATTAAATGTACTTTTAACGACAAATTTAGTGATACATGTTTCATATGTCCAGTCTTGGCAGTTGTAAACATGTTGAGGTTTTAATTAAGTTTGACTGCATGGAAGTATCAAATAAGAAGGAACTTTGGAAggtttttttcttgaagatgttcTCGGCCTTAACTACTTAGAGTGAGATTCTTGAGTTTGGCATGTCCTTAAACTTGAGGAATTGTTCTTGTCAGGTCCAACTTTAAGCTATTTGACAGAAAAAAAGAAGTGATGTGTCAGAGAGTCAAGTGACTTGGTAAGTATAGAGATTCCACAGTGCCATGGCATGCCATTTCCCTCCTTAATTACTGGATGAACATAAGTGGCACAATTAAGGAAGCCTAAATATTTGATAGAGCAAATTTAAGATACTAAGAGTGTCATTTAAACAAATTTGAGGACCTCTGGTGTAGTTTGCTCTTAATTGTTCTTTCAGCAATTTTTGTTTTGTACTGCAGCTGTTGTGGGATCAGTGCTATAATGCTACACGGTCATGCTCATCTATTCACAAAATCTTGAGCAAATTGTTCTACCTACTATGTATCCTATGAACAGTAAAGATACTTTTTTGCACCTATTTTATGAAGTGGTAAACT from Phragmites australis chromosome 8, lpPhrAust1.1, whole genome shotgun sequence includes:
- the LOC133926857 gene encoding uncharacterized protein LOC133926857 isoform X1 codes for the protein MAHLRLLLSRSQRHPQPHRHLPLFHFSSDANSSSAPPPIKPVSYAPKPQPPPDEAAAPPAPDAGPGSQPPLPRRLQQPMPPRQWTRQDERFLKDAAPAILPVSYQSRVAPLPEDRPAGGQAEAEPEERLREEGARIEMDAARATRSIFGMQVLEEQVPYPTLIPVEKRPQKGTIDLVDAIRLVKTSANEKKRNFIETLEAHVMLGVDPRRGDQMVRGALTLPHGTGKTVRVAVFAEGPAADEARAAGADVVGADELIEEIRTGGGKLSFDKCIATPMFMPRLSKVARILGPRGLMPNPKLGSVTNDVSGAVKAAKSGRVDFKIDKTAIVHVGLGKMNFSEESLRENIGAFVHALLLAKPVGLKKTSKYVGYVKKFTLSSTMGPGFPVTIPSLSVAADHYNKVQVS
- the LOC133926857 gene encoding uncharacterized protein LOC133926857 isoform X2 gives rise to the protein MAHLRLLLSRSQRHPQPHRHLPLFHFSSDANSSSAPPPIKPVSYAPKPQPPPDEAAAPPAPDAGPGSQPPLPRRLQQPMPPRQWTRQDERFLKDAAPAILPVSYQSRVAPLPEDRPAGGQAEAEPEERLREEGARIEMDAARATRSIFGMQVLEEQVPYPTLIPVEKRPQKGTIDLVDAIRLVKTSANEKKRNFIETLEAHVMLGVDPRRGDQMVRGALTLPHGTGKTVRVAVFAEGPAADEARAAGADVVGADELIEEIRTGGGKLSFDKCIATPMFMPRLSKVARILGPRGLMPNPKLGSVTNDVSGAVKAAKSGRVDFKIDKTAIVHVGLGKMNFSEESLRENIGAFVHALLLAKPVGLKKTSKYVGYVKKFTLSSTE